The following coding sequences are from one Onychostoma macrolepis isolate SWU-2019 chromosome 24, ASM1243209v1, whole genome shotgun sequence window:
- the sgk3 gene encoding serine/threonine-protein kinase Sgk3, translating into MEEQPSCPNVSIPCSNEQRDKKKRYTVYKVIVSVGRHEWFVFRRYAEFDRLYNTLKKQFPALNLKIPAKRIFGDNFDPEFIKHRRAGLHEFIQKIVCNPQLSIHPDVKDFLQMDKSKNFSDASEDEDDKSTSTSRNINLGPSANPHAKPTDFDFLKVIGKGSFGKVLLAKRKRDGKCYAIKVLQKKVILNRREQKHIMAERNVLLKNVKHPFLVGLHYSFQTKDKLYFVLDFVNGGELFFHLQKERTFPEPRAKFYIAEMASALGYLHSLNIVYRDLKPENILLDSQGHIVLTDFGLCKEGISQADTTTTFCGTPEYLAPEVLRKQPYDNTVDWWCLGSVLYEMLYGLPPFYSRDTHEMYDNILHKELVMRPGASTAAWSILQALLEKDHTRRLGYRDDFNEVKGHEFFSSINWDDLEQKKLPPPFNPSVESQYDISNFDPEFTEENVPNSVCFSSGQSIVNASVMEADDAFLGFSYAPPSEDSFL; encoded by the exons ATGGAGGAGCAACCAAGCTGCCCCAATGTCAGCATTCCCTGCTCCAATGAGCAGAGAGACAAGAAGAAACGCTATACT GTTTACAAAGTAATTGTCAGTGTTGGAAGGCACGAGTGGTTTGTGTTCCGGAGATATGCAGAATTCGACAGACTGTACAACACT ttaaaaaaacaatttcctGCTCTGAATTTGAAGATTCCTGCTAAGAGAATATTTGGAGACAACTTTGACCCAG AGTTCATAAAACACAGAAGAGCGGGGTTACATGAGTTTATTCAGAAGATTGTGTGCAATCCACAGCTCAGCATCCA TCCGGATGTCAAAGACTTTCTGCAGATGGACAAATCTAAAAACTTCTCTGATGCCTCAGAGGATGAAGATGATAAG AGTACCTCTACCTCTAGAAATATAAACCTAGGGCCATCTGCAAATCCACA TGCAAAGCCCACTGACTTTGACTTTCTTAAAGTCATAGGAAAGGGAAGCTTTGGGAAG GTTCTTCTTGCAAAGAGGAAACGGGATGGGAAGTGTTACGCCATCAAAGTCTTGCaaaaaaaggtcattttaaACAGGAGAGAG CAAAAGCACATTATGGCTGAACGTAATGTGTTGCTAAAGAATGTTAAACACCCCTTCTTGGTTGGACTGCACTATTCCTTTCAGACAAAAGACAAGTTATACTTTGTCCTGGATTTTGTCAATGGTGGAGAA CTTTTCTTTCACCTCCAAAAAGAGCGGACCTTTCCTGAACCCAGAGCAAAGTTTTACATTGCTGAGATGGCAAGTGCTCTGGGTTACTTGCACTCTCTTAACATTGTTTACAG GGATTTGAAACCAGAAAATATCCTGCTGGACTCTCAA GGACATATAGTCTTGACTGACTTTGGACTGTGTAAGGAGGGCATCTCCCAAGCAGACACAACGACCACATTTTGTGGGACACCTGAG TATCTAGCTCCAGAGGTACTCCGGAAACAACCCTATGATAACACTGTGGACTGGTGGTGTCTGGGTTCTGTGCTGTATGAAATGCTTTATGGGCTG CCTCCGTTCTACAGCAGGGACACACATGAGATGTATGACAACATTCTTCACAAGGAACTTGTCATGCGCCCCGGGGCATCCACAGCTGCCTGGTCCATCCTTCAGGCCCTGCTGGAGAAAGACCACACCAGGAGGCTTGGCTACAGAGATGACTTT AATGAAGTCAAAGGACATGAATTTTTCTCATCTATTAACTGGGATGATCTTGAACAGAAAAAGCTTCCTCCTCCATTCAACCCTAGTGTG GAATCCCAGTATGACATCTCAAACTTTGATCCCGAGTTTACAGAGGAAAACGTGCCAAACTCGGTGTGCTTCTCTTCAGGGCAGTCAATCGTCAATGCTAGTGTTATGGAAGCTGATGATGCCTTCCTGGGATTTTCTTACGCTCCGCCGTCAGAAGATTCTTTCCTGTAA
- the mcmdc2 gene encoding minichromosome maintenance domain-containing protein 2 isoform X1 has protein sequence MDGLHSLKEAIIVYLDRSGGLCKLIEDCKVFKGGQQQTEAVYRFSFDVNPSDVLELDATLGDCMLHDPVKAVSLFQSVCYLSIKTLSLIDQIETENQVNVVLKPTHLPPFPNYCLDLSEFPRGYGPMRPLALEGLVIAMTRVTKYTQGARFLCSEERCPCSRGFHHIRVHAPGATESATVRSDFTCFLCSSPLKEDVKSRVLGDKQLVELIHVRAVDVLGVHDAASLRYQSVTLFLRDELCNSMRIGHLYQVVGIPAHVHQWPNVTWSVEACSVRPWTPKCPCLVSNNFQNLQTAMACSPWRFAAIVANSFGSPVIPPGLYNTLKLGLLLSLVQTEDNPDFPNHLDVLALTSETLIIDRLMRYSLPLASRGIQHTLTGDLLASLSRDEHGAGTANIHAGSALLASGGVCLLGDLTSYKKDKMDMLQSALESRTVSVFIPAKKYGDDMDQQLSFPIQCNFWALADSASPSKRTARCDNVVLGSVEMGSVPLQLAESFGLIVQCRETSSNHPLLSMTVHALRQAMSPGEPLYPACMQFTTQDYEELLAHARQLKVDMSPEAERMIHSYYMASRRVRSDAKQRSTVSVTSIKLLIALAQAHAKLSLRTQVLEEDAVIAVLLCESSVTLKHGASALVFPPDAVFPCALCDLDSLHQRDLTLEESRMQILHFVQTHATCTVEE, from the exons ATGGATGGGCTACATTCTCTAAAAGAAGCAATAATCGTTTATTTAGACAGGAGTGGTGGGTTATGTAAACTCATTGAAGACTGTAAAGTCTTTAAAG GTGGACAGCAGCAGACTGAGGCCGTGTATCGGTTCAGTTTTGATGTAAATCCCTCAGATGTGCTTGAACTGGACGCCACACTGGGAGACTGTATGCTGCACGACCCTGTCAAAGCAGTTTCACTCTTTCAGTCA GTTTGTTATCTGTCTATAAAAACACTGTCACTTATTGaccaaatagaaacagaaaaccAG GTTAATGTTGTTCTAAAGCCAACCCACTTGCCACCTTTTCCCAACTATTGTTTGGATCTCTCCGAGTTTCCCCGTGGGTATGGTCCAATGAGACCTTTAGCATTGGAGGGCCTTGTAATTGCCATGACACGTGTCACCAAATACACACAAGGAGCCAGATTTCTCTGCTCAGAAGAGAGATGCCCTTGCTCTAGAG GGTTTCATCATATCAGAGTTCATGCACCAGGTGCCACAGAGTCTGCCACAGTTAGGAGCGATTTTACCTGCTTTCTCTGCTCTTCTCCACTGAAAGAGGATGTGAAGTCACGAGTTTTAGGGG ATAAACAGCTAGTTGAGCTCATTCATGTGAGAGCAGTGGATGTTTTGGGAGTTCATGATGCTGCTTCCTTAAGATATCAGTCTGTCACCCTTTTTCTAAGAG ATGAACTGTGCAACTCTATGAGAATCGGCCATCTGTACCAAGTTGTGGGGATTCCAGCTCATGTGCACCAGTGGCCCAATGTAACCTGGAGCGTAGAGGCTTGCAGCGTCCGACCATGGACCCCCAAAT GCCCCTGTCTGGTTAGCAACAACTTCCAGAACCTTCAGACAGCCATGGCCTGTTCCCCATGGAGGTTTGCTGCCATTGTAGCCAACTCATTTGGTTCCCCGGTGATCCCACCTGGACTCTACAACACATTAAAACTGGGGCTACTTCTTAGTCTGGTGCAAACGGAAGATAATCCAGACTTTCCCAACCACCTGGATGTGCTTGCTCTCACCAGCGAGACTCTAATCATTGACAG GTTGATGAGATATAGCCTGCCATTGGCCTCGCGTGGCATTCAACATACACTGACAGGAGATCTGTTGGCATCTCTGTCTAGAGATGAACATGGAGCTGGTACCGCCAACATCCATGCAGGTTCAGCTTTACTGGCATCTGGAGGTGTCTGTCTGTTGGGAGATCTCACAAGCTACAAGAAAGATAAGATGGACATGCTTCAGTCTG cTCTCGAAAGCAGAACTGTGTCTGTTTTCATTCCTGCCAAGAAATATGGTGATGATATGGACCAGCAGCTATCCTTCCCTATCCAGTGCAACTTTTGGGCCCTAGCTGATTCTGCTTCCCCATCTAAGAGGACAGCCAGATGTGATAATGTGGTGCTGGGTTCTGTG GAAATGGGCTCAGTTCCTCTTCAGCTTGCAGAGTCGTTTGGACTCATAGTACAGTGTCGAGAGACAAGCAGCAATCATCCACTCCTGTCTATGACAGTGCATGCTCTGAGACAGGCCATGTCCCCAGGAGAGCCCCTATATCCAGCATGCATGCAGTTTACAACACAAGACTATGAAGAG CTCTTGGCTCATGCAAGGCAACTGAAGGTGGACATGAGTCCCGAGGCTGAAAGGATGATCCACAGCTATTACATGGCCAGTCGCAGGGTTCGCTCAGACGCAAAACAGAGATCCACGGTCTCGGTCACTTCTATCAAACTGCT GATTGCGCTGGCCCAGGCTCATGCTAAACTCAGTCTAAGAACACAAGTTCTAGAGGAAGATGCAGTAATTGCAGTTCTGCTGTGCGAAAGTTCAGTCACCCTAAAGCATG GGGCCTCTGCGCTTGTTTTTCCACCCGATGCAGTGTTTCCCTGTGCTCTCTGTGACCTGGACTCCTTGCACCAGAGGGACCTTACGCTGGAAGAATCCCGCATGCAGATCTTGCATTTTGTGCAAACCCACGCAACCTGCACAGTAGAGGAATAA
- the mcmdc2 gene encoding minichromosome maintenance domain-containing protein 2 isoform X4 — MDGLHSLKEAIIVYLDRSGGLCKLIEDCKVFKGGQQQTEAVYRFSFDVNPSDVLELDATLGDCMLHDPVKAVSLFQSVCYLSIKTLSLIDQIETENQVNVVLKPTHLPPFPNYCLDLSEFPRGYGPMRPLALEGLVIAMTRVTKYTQGARFLCSEERCPCSRGFHHIRVHAPGATESATVRSDFTCFLCSSPLKEDVKSRVLGDKQLVELIHVRAVDVLGVHDAASLRYQSVTLFLRDELCNSMRIGHLYQVVGIPAHVHQWPNVTWSVEACSVRPWTPKCPCLVSNNFQNLQTAMACSPWRFAAIVANSFGSPVIPPGLYNTLKLGLLLSLVQTEDNPDFPNHLDVLALTSETLIIDRLMRYSLPLASRGIQHTLTGDLLASLSRDEHGAGTANIHAGSALLASGGVCLLGDLTSYKKDKMDMLQSALESRTVSVFIPAKKYGDDMDQQLSFPIQCNFWALADSASPSKRTARCDNVVLGSVEMGSVPLQLAESFGLIVQCRETSSNHPLLSMTVHALRQAMSPGEPLYPACMQFTTQDYEEGPLRLFFHPMQCFPVLSVTWTPCTRGTLRWKNPACRSCILCKPTQPAQ; from the exons ATGGATGGGCTACATTCTCTAAAAGAAGCAATAATCGTTTATTTAGACAGGAGTGGTGGGTTATGTAAACTCATTGAAGACTGTAAAGTCTTTAAAG GTGGACAGCAGCAGACTGAGGCCGTGTATCGGTTCAGTTTTGATGTAAATCCCTCAGATGTGCTTGAACTGGACGCCACACTGGGAGACTGTATGCTGCACGACCCTGTCAAAGCAGTTTCACTCTTTCAGTCA GTTTGTTATCTGTCTATAAAAACACTGTCACTTATTGaccaaatagaaacagaaaaccAG GTTAATGTTGTTCTAAAGCCAACCCACTTGCCACCTTTTCCCAACTATTGTTTGGATCTCTCCGAGTTTCCCCGTGGGTATGGTCCAATGAGACCTTTAGCATTGGAGGGCCTTGTAATTGCCATGACACGTGTCACCAAATACACACAAGGAGCCAGATTTCTCTGCTCAGAAGAGAGATGCCCTTGCTCTAGAG GGTTTCATCATATCAGAGTTCATGCACCAGGTGCCACAGAGTCTGCCACAGTTAGGAGCGATTTTACCTGCTTTCTCTGCTCTTCTCCACTGAAAGAGGATGTGAAGTCACGAGTTTTAGGGG ATAAACAGCTAGTTGAGCTCATTCATGTGAGAGCAGTGGATGTTTTGGGAGTTCATGATGCTGCTTCCTTAAGATATCAGTCTGTCACCCTTTTTCTAAGAG ATGAACTGTGCAACTCTATGAGAATCGGCCATCTGTACCAAGTTGTGGGGATTCCAGCTCATGTGCACCAGTGGCCCAATGTAACCTGGAGCGTAGAGGCTTGCAGCGTCCGACCATGGACCCCCAAAT GCCCCTGTCTGGTTAGCAACAACTTCCAGAACCTTCAGACAGCCATGGCCTGTTCCCCATGGAGGTTTGCTGCCATTGTAGCCAACTCATTTGGTTCCCCGGTGATCCCACCTGGACTCTACAACACATTAAAACTGGGGCTACTTCTTAGTCTGGTGCAAACGGAAGATAATCCAGACTTTCCCAACCACCTGGATGTGCTTGCTCTCACCAGCGAGACTCTAATCATTGACAG GTTGATGAGATATAGCCTGCCATTGGCCTCGCGTGGCATTCAACATACACTGACAGGAGATCTGTTGGCATCTCTGTCTAGAGATGAACATGGAGCTGGTACCGCCAACATCCATGCAGGTTCAGCTTTACTGGCATCTGGAGGTGTCTGTCTGTTGGGAGATCTCACAAGCTACAAGAAAGATAAGATGGACATGCTTCAGTCTG cTCTCGAAAGCAGAACTGTGTCTGTTTTCATTCCTGCCAAGAAATATGGTGATGATATGGACCAGCAGCTATCCTTCCCTATCCAGTGCAACTTTTGGGCCCTAGCTGATTCTGCTTCCCCATCTAAGAGGACAGCCAGATGTGATAATGTGGTGCTGGGTTCTGTG GAAATGGGCTCAGTTCCTCTTCAGCTTGCAGAGTCGTTTGGACTCATAGTACAGTGTCGAGAGACAAGCAGCAATCATCCACTCCTGTCTATGACAGTGCATGCTCTGAGACAGGCCATGTCCCCAGGAGAGCCCCTATATCCAGCATGCATGCAGTTTACAACACAAGACTATGAAGAG GGGCCTCTGCGCTTGTTTTTCCACCCGATGCAGTGTTTCCCTGTGCTCTCTGTGACCTGGACTCCTTGCACCAGAGGGACCTTACGCTGGAAGAATCCCGCATGCAGATCTTGCATTTTGTGCAAACCCACGCAACCTGCACAGTAG
- the mcmdc2 gene encoding minichromosome maintenance domain-containing protein 2 isoform X2 translates to MDGLHSLKEAIIVYLDRSGGLCKLIEDCKVFKGGQQQTEAVYRFSFDVNPSDVLELDATLGDCMLHDPVKAVSLFQSVCYLSIKTLSLIDQIETENQVNVVLKPTHLPPFPNYCLDLSEFPRGYGPMRPLALEGLVIAMTRVTKYTQGARFLCSEERCPCSRGFHHIRVHAPGATESATVRSDFTCFLCSSPLKEDVKSRVLGDELCNSMRIGHLYQVVGIPAHVHQWPNVTWSVEACSVRPWTPKCPCLVSNNFQNLQTAMACSPWRFAAIVANSFGSPVIPPGLYNTLKLGLLLSLVQTEDNPDFPNHLDVLALTSETLIIDRLMRYSLPLASRGIQHTLTGDLLASLSRDEHGAGTANIHAGSALLASGGVCLLGDLTSYKKDKMDMLQSALESRTVSVFIPAKKYGDDMDQQLSFPIQCNFWALADSASPSKRTARCDNVVLGSVEMGSVPLQLAESFGLIVQCRETSSNHPLLSMTVHALRQAMSPGEPLYPACMQFTTQDYEELLAHARQLKVDMSPEAERMIHSYYMASRRVRSDAKQRSTVSVTSIKLLIALAQAHAKLSLRTQVLEEDAVIAVLLCESSVTLKHGASALVFPPDAVFPCALCDLDSLHQRDLTLEESRMQILHFVQTHATCTVEE, encoded by the exons ATGGATGGGCTACATTCTCTAAAAGAAGCAATAATCGTTTATTTAGACAGGAGTGGTGGGTTATGTAAACTCATTGAAGACTGTAAAGTCTTTAAAG GTGGACAGCAGCAGACTGAGGCCGTGTATCGGTTCAGTTTTGATGTAAATCCCTCAGATGTGCTTGAACTGGACGCCACACTGGGAGACTGTATGCTGCACGACCCTGTCAAAGCAGTTTCACTCTTTCAGTCA GTTTGTTATCTGTCTATAAAAACACTGTCACTTATTGaccaaatagaaacagaaaaccAG GTTAATGTTGTTCTAAAGCCAACCCACTTGCCACCTTTTCCCAACTATTGTTTGGATCTCTCCGAGTTTCCCCGTGGGTATGGTCCAATGAGACCTTTAGCATTGGAGGGCCTTGTAATTGCCATGACACGTGTCACCAAATACACACAAGGAGCCAGATTTCTCTGCTCAGAAGAGAGATGCCCTTGCTCTAGAG GGTTTCATCATATCAGAGTTCATGCACCAGGTGCCACAGAGTCTGCCACAGTTAGGAGCGATTTTACCTGCTTTCTCTGCTCTTCTCCACTGAAAGAGGATGTGAAGTCACGAGTTTTAGGGG ATGAACTGTGCAACTCTATGAGAATCGGCCATCTGTACCAAGTTGTGGGGATTCCAGCTCATGTGCACCAGTGGCCCAATGTAACCTGGAGCGTAGAGGCTTGCAGCGTCCGACCATGGACCCCCAAAT GCCCCTGTCTGGTTAGCAACAACTTCCAGAACCTTCAGACAGCCATGGCCTGTTCCCCATGGAGGTTTGCTGCCATTGTAGCCAACTCATTTGGTTCCCCGGTGATCCCACCTGGACTCTACAACACATTAAAACTGGGGCTACTTCTTAGTCTGGTGCAAACGGAAGATAATCCAGACTTTCCCAACCACCTGGATGTGCTTGCTCTCACCAGCGAGACTCTAATCATTGACAG GTTGATGAGATATAGCCTGCCATTGGCCTCGCGTGGCATTCAACATACACTGACAGGAGATCTGTTGGCATCTCTGTCTAGAGATGAACATGGAGCTGGTACCGCCAACATCCATGCAGGTTCAGCTTTACTGGCATCTGGAGGTGTCTGTCTGTTGGGAGATCTCACAAGCTACAAGAAAGATAAGATGGACATGCTTCAGTCTG cTCTCGAAAGCAGAACTGTGTCTGTTTTCATTCCTGCCAAGAAATATGGTGATGATATGGACCAGCAGCTATCCTTCCCTATCCAGTGCAACTTTTGGGCCCTAGCTGATTCTGCTTCCCCATCTAAGAGGACAGCCAGATGTGATAATGTGGTGCTGGGTTCTGTG GAAATGGGCTCAGTTCCTCTTCAGCTTGCAGAGTCGTTTGGACTCATAGTACAGTGTCGAGAGACAAGCAGCAATCATCCACTCCTGTCTATGACAGTGCATGCTCTGAGACAGGCCATGTCCCCAGGAGAGCCCCTATATCCAGCATGCATGCAGTTTACAACACAAGACTATGAAGAG CTCTTGGCTCATGCAAGGCAACTGAAGGTGGACATGAGTCCCGAGGCTGAAAGGATGATCCACAGCTATTACATGGCCAGTCGCAGGGTTCGCTCAGACGCAAAACAGAGATCCACGGTCTCGGTCACTTCTATCAAACTGCT GATTGCGCTGGCCCAGGCTCATGCTAAACTCAGTCTAAGAACACAAGTTCTAGAGGAAGATGCAGTAATTGCAGTTCTGCTGTGCGAAAGTTCAGTCACCCTAAAGCATG GGGCCTCTGCGCTTGTTTTTCCACCCGATGCAGTGTTTCCCTGTGCTCTCTGTGACCTGGACTCCTTGCACCAGAGGGACCTTACGCTGGAAGAATCCCGCATGCAGATCTTGCATTTTGTGCAAACCCACGCAACCTGCACAGTAGAGGAATAA
- the mcmdc2 gene encoding minichromosome maintenance domain-containing protein 2 isoform X3, which yields MDGLHSLKEAIIVYLDRSGGLCKLIEDCKVFKGGQQQTEAVYRFSFDVNPSDVLELDATLGDCMLHDPVKAVSLFQSVCYLSIKTLSLIDQIETENQVNVVLKPTHLPPFPNYCLDLSEFPRGYGPMRPLALEGLVIAMTRVTKYTQGARFLCSEERCPCSRGFHHIRVHAPGATESATVRSDFTCFLCSSPLKEDVKSRVLGDKQLVELIHVRAVDVLGVHDAASLRYQSVTLFLRDELCNSMRIGHLYQVVGIPAHVHQWPNVTWSVEACSVRPWTPKCPCLVSNNFQNLQTAMACSPWRFAAIVANSFGSPVIPPGLYNTLKLGLLLSLVQTEDNPDFPNHLDVLALTSETLIIDRLMRYSLPLASRGIQHTLTGDLLASLSRDEHGAGTANIHAGSALLASGGVCLLGDLTSYKKDKMDMLQSALESRTVSVFIPAKKYGDDMDQQLSFPIQCNFWALADSASPSKRTARCDNVVLGSVEMGSVPLQLAESFGLIVQCRETSSNHPLLSMTVHALRQAMSPGEPLYPACMQFTTQDYEELLAHARQLKVDMSPEAERMIHSYYMASRRVRSDAKQRSTVSVTSIKLLGLCACFSTRCSVSLCSL from the exons ATGGATGGGCTACATTCTCTAAAAGAAGCAATAATCGTTTATTTAGACAGGAGTGGTGGGTTATGTAAACTCATTGAAGACTGTAAAGTCTTTAAAG GTGGACAGCAGCAGACTGAGGCCGTGTATCGGTTCAGTTTTGATGTAAATCCCTCAGATGTGCTTGAACTGGACGCCACACTGGGAGACTGTATGCTGCACGACCCTGTCAAAGCAGTTTCACTCTTTCAGTCA GTTTGTTATCTGTCTATAAAAACACTGTCACTTATTGaccaaatagaaacagaaaaccAG GTTAATGTTGTTCTAAAGCCAACCCACTTGCCACCTTTTCCCAACTATTGTTTGGATCTCTCCGAGTTTCCCCGTGGGTATGGTCCAATGAGACCTTTAGCATTGGAGGGCCTTGTAATTGCCATGACACGTGTCACCAAATACACACAAGGAGCCAGATTTCTCTGCTCAGAAGAGAGATGCCCTTGCTCTAGAG GGTTTCATCATATCAGAGTTCATGCACCAGGTGCCACAGAGTCTGCCACAGTTAGGAGCGATTTTACCTGCTTTCTCTGCTCTTCTCCACTGAAAGAGGATGTGAAGTCACGAGTTTTAGGGG ATAAACAGCTAGTTGAGCTCATTCATGTGAGAGCAGTGGATGTTTTGGGAGTTCATGATGCTGCTTCCTTAAGATATCAGTCTGTCACCCTTTTTCTAAGAG ATGAACTGTGCAACTCTATGAGAATCGGCCATCTGTACCAAGTTGTGGGGATTCCAGCTCATGTGCACCAGTGGCCCAATGTAACCTGGAGCGTAGAGGCTTGCAGCGTCCGACCATGGACCCCCAAAT GCCCCTGTCTGGTTAGCAACAACTTCCAGAACCTTCAGACAGCCATGGCCTGTTCCCCATGGAGGTTTGCTGCCATTGTAGCCAACTCATTTGGTTCCCCGGTGATCCCACCTGGACTCTACAACACATTAAAACTGGGGCTACTTCTTAGTCTGGTGCAAACGGAAGATAATCCAGACTTTCCCAACCACCTGGATGTGCTTGCTCTCACCAGCGAGACTCTAATCATTGACAG GTTGATGAGATATAGCCTGCCATTGGCCTCGCGTGGCATTCAACATACACTGACAGGAGATCTGTTGGCATCTCTGTCTAGAGATGAACATGGAGCTGGTACCGCCAACATCCATGCAGGTTCAGCTTTACTGGCATCTGGAGGTGTCTGTCTGTTGGGAGATCTCACAAGCTACAAGAAAGATAAGATGGACATGCTTCAGTCTG cTCTCGAAAGCAGAACTGTGTCTGTTTTCATTCCTGCCAAGAAATATGGTGATGATATGGACCAGCAGCTATCCTTCCCTATCCAGTGCAACTTTTGGGCCCTAGCTGATTCTGCTTCCCCATCTAAGAGGACAGCCAGATGTGATAATGTGGTGCTGGGTTCTGTG GAAATGGGCTCAGTTCCTCTTCAGCTTGCAGAGTCGTTTGGACTCATAGTACAGTGTCGAGAGACAAGCAGCAATCATCCACTCCTGTCTATGACAGTGCATGCTCTGAGACAGGCCATGTCCCCAGGAGAGCCCCTATATCCAGCATGCATGCAGTTTACAACACAAGACTATGAAGAG CTCTTGGCTCATGCAAGGCAACTGAAGGTGGACATGAGTCCCGAGGCTGAAAGGATGATCCACAGCTATTACATGGCCAGTCGCAGGGTTCGCTCAGACGCAAAACAGAGATCCACGGTCTCGGTCACTTCTATCAAACTGCT GGGCCTCTGCGCTTGTTTTTCCACCCGATGCAGTGTTTCCCTGTGCTCTCTGTGA
- the mcmdc2 gene encoding minichromosome maintenance domain-containing protein 2 isoform X5 encodes MRPLALEGLVIAMTRVTKYTQGARFLCSEERCPCSRGFHHIRVHAPGATESATVRSDFTCFLCSSPLKEDVKSRVLGDKQLVELIHVRAVDVLGVHDAASLRYQSVTLFLRDELCNSMRIGHLYQVVGIPAHVHQWPNVTWSVEACSVRPWTPKCPCLVSNNFQNLQTAMACSPWRFAAIVANSFGSPVIPPGLYNTLKLGLLLSLVQTEDNPDFPNHLDVLALTSETLIIDRLMRYSLPLASRGIQHTLTGDLLASLSRDEHGAGTANIHAGSALLASGGVCLLGDLTSYKKDKMDMLQSALESRTVSVFIPAKKYGDDMDQQLSFPIQCNFWALADSASPSKRTARCDNVVLGSVEMGSVPLQLAESFGLIVQCRETSSNHPLLSMTVHALRQAMSPGEPLYPACMQFTTQDYEELLAHARQLKVDMSPEAERMIHSYYMASRRVRSDAKQRSTVSVTSIKLLIALAQAHAKLSLRTQVLEEDAVIAVLLCESSVTLKHGASALVFPPDAVFPCALCDLDSLHQRDLTLEESRMQILHFVQTHATCTVEE; translated from the exons ATGAGACCTTTAGCATTGGAGGGCCTTGTAATTGCCATGACACGTGTCACCAAATACACACAAGGAGCCAGATTTCTCTGCTCAGAAGAGAGATGCCCTTGCTCTAGAG GGTTTCATCATATCAGAGTTCATGCACCAGGTGCCACAGAGTCTGCCACAGTTAGGAGCGATTTTACCTGCTTTCTCTGCTCTTCTCCACTGAAAGAGGATGTGAAGTCACGAGTTTTAGGGG ATAAACAGCTAGTTGAGCTCATTCATGTGAGAGCAGTGGATGTTTTGGGAGTTCATGATGCTGCTTCCTTAAGATATCAGTCTGTCACCCTTTTTCTAAGAG ATGAACTGTGCAACTCTATGAGAATCGGCCATCTGTACCAAGTTGTGGGGATTCCAGCTCATGTGCACCAGTGGCCCAATGTAACCTGGAGCGTAGAGGCTTGCAGCGTCCGACCATGGACCCCCAAAT GCCCCTGTCTGGTTAGCAACAACTTCCAGAACCTTCAGACAGCCATGGCCTGTTCCCCATGGAGGTTTGCTGCCATTGTAGCCAACTCATTTGGTTCCCCGGTGATCCCACCTGGACTCTACAACACATTAAAACTGGGGCTACTTCTTAGTCTGGTGCAAACGGAAGATAATCCAGACTTTCCCAACCACCTGGATGTGCTTGCTCTCACCAGCGAGACTCTAATCATTGACAG GTTGATGAGATATAGCCTGCCATTGGCCTCGCGTGGCATTCAACATACACTGACAGGAGATCTGTTGGCATCTCTGTCTAGAGATGAACATGGAGCTGGTACCGCCAACATCCATGCAGGTTCAGCTTTACTGGCATCTGGAGGTGTCTGTCTGTTGGGAGATCTCACAAGCTACAAGAAAGATAAGATGGACATGCTTCAGTCTG cTCTCGAAAGCAGAACTGTGTCTGTTTTCATTCCTGCCAAGAAATATGGTGATGATATGGACCAGCAGCTATCCTTCCCTATCCAGTGCAACTTTTGGGCCCTAGCTGATTCTGCTTCCCCATCTAAGAGGACAGCCAGATGTGATAATGTGGTGCTGGGTTCTGTG GAAATGGGCTCAGTTCCTCTTCAGCTTGCAGAGTCGTTTGGACTCATAGTACAGTGTCGAGAGACAAGCAGCAATCATCCACTCCTGTCTATGACAGTGCATGCTCTGAGACAGGCCATGTCCCCAGGAGAGCCCCTATATCCAGCATGCATGCAGTTTACAACACAAGACTATGAAGAG CTCTTGGCTCATGCAAGGCAACTGAAGGTGGACATGAGTCCCGAGGCTGAAAGGATGATCCACAGCTATTACATGGCCAGTCGCAGGGTTCGCTCAGACGCAAAACAGAGATCCACGGTCTCGGTCACTTCTATCAAACTGCT GATTGCGCTGGCCCAGGCTCATGCTAAACTCAGTCTAAGAACACAAGTTCTAGAGGAAGATGCAGTAATTGCAGTTCTGCTGTGCGAAAGTTCAGTCACCCTAAAGCATG GGGCCTCTGCGCTTGTTTTTCCACCCGATGCAGTGTTTCCCTGTGCTCTCTGTGACCTGGACTCCTTGCACCAGAGGGACCTTACGCTGGAAGAATCCCGCATGCAGATCTTGCATTTTGTGCAAACCCACGCAACCTGCACAGTAGAGGAATAA